A genomic window from Streptomyces showdoensis includes:
- a CDS encoding NADPH-dependent F420 reductase: MKIAVLGTGDVGRQLASKLVALGHEVTLGSRSADHAGATAWAAEHDAAHGTFAAAAAGAELVVNATGGLVSLAALEAAGAENLAGKVVVDVSNPLDFSAGFPPAVQTPDGGSLAEQIQRTFPEARVVKTLNTMTNTVMVEPARVPGDHVVFVCGDDEEAKLTVTELLASFGWPAARIVDLGDLSGARGTELLLPLWLRLMGTLGTGDFNFGILKA, encoded by the coding sequence CGTACTCGGCACCGGTGATGTGGGCCGGCAGCTCGCGAGCAAGCTGGTCGCGCTCGGCCACGAGGTGACGCTCGGCTCCAGGTCCGCCGACCACGCCGGCGCGACGGCCTGGGCCGCGGAACACGACGCGGCGCACGGCACGTTCGCCGCGGCGGCCGCCGGGGCCGAGCTGGTGGTCAACGCCACCGGCGGCCTGGTGTCGCTGGCCGCCCTGGAGGCGGCGGGTGCGGAGAACCTGGCGGGCAAGGTCGTCGTCGACGTGTCCAACCCGCTGGACTTCTCGGCCGGCTTCCCTCCCGCGGTGCAGACCCCGGACGGCGGCAGCCTGGCCGAGCAGATCCAGCGCACCTTTCCCGAGGCGCGCGTCGTGAAGACCCTCAACACCATGACGAACACGGTGATGGTGGAGCCCGCCCGGGTCCCCGGTGACCACGTCGTCTTCGTCTGCGGGGACGACGAGGAGGCCAAGCTGACGGTCACCGAGCTGCTGGCCTCCTTCGGCTGGCCGGCCGCCCGGATCGTCGACCTCGGCGACCTGTCGGGCGCCCGGGGCACCGAACTCCTCCTGCCGCTCTGGCTGCGCCTGATGGGCACCCTGGGCACCGGGGACTTCAACTTCGGGATCCTCAAGGCCTGA